The genomic interval GCATTAAAGTATGCTGAGTGTACTTTATCGCTTTACTATAGAAAGGTTAACCCTGATGGCTCTGTTTCAGGGGGGCCAATGTATTACATTGAAAGAGGATTGGGGAAAAATTTTAAGCCTCTTGCAATACTTTTTGCCGCCTGTACGGTAATTTCATCTTTTGGTTCAGGGAATGCTGTTCAGGCTTTTACAGTTGCTGACCAGTTTAAGGCAGATTTTGGAATACCTCAGTATGTTACAGGGATAATTCTTGTTCTTATTGTCGGTTCTGTTATTTTAGGTGGTATTAAAAGGATAGGACAGGTGGCAAGTAAACTGGCACCCTTTATGGCTATTTTATATGTTTTGGCATCTGTTACTGCAATTGTTTTACATATAGATAAGGTTCCTGAAATGTTTAAGCTTATAATAACTTCGGCTTTTAATCCCCCTGCTGCTATTGGTGGATTTGCAGGCACAACTTTTCTATATACCTTAATTTGGGGGGTAAAGAGGGGGATATTTTCAAACGAAGCGGGACAGGGTTCTGCGCCTATTGCCCATGCTGCTGCAAAAACAAAGGAAGCGGCAAGGGAAGGGACAGTTGCAATGATTGGCCCTTTTATTGATACCCTTGTAATATGCACAATGACAGGGCTTGTTATTATAATTTCCGGTGCATGGACTCACATTGATGCATCAGGGGTAGCTTTAAACGGTTCTCCTTTAACAGCGAAGGCTTTTGAGTTATCCCTTTCTTCTTTATTGGGAAATTATGGTAGATACCTTGTGACTGTTTCTGTTTTTCTCTTTGGAATTTCAACAGCTATCAGCTGGTCGTATTATGGAGACAGGTCTATTCAATACTTATTTGGGGATAAAGCAATTCTTCCGTATAGGATAGTTTTTTTGATTATGCATTTTGTAGGAGCTATTTTTACCCTTGAAATTGTCTGGTCTTTTGGAGACCTTGCTTTAGGTTTAATGGCAATTCCAAACCTGATTGCTGTTGTCCTTCTTTCCCCAAAGGTTAAAGAAATAACAAAGGATTATTTTTCAAGGTATTGAAAGTATGTTACAACCTTATTCTTCCCTGTTTCTTTCCCTAAGTATAAAGCTTTGTCTGCCTCCTGAAGCAGGGTTTCAAAGTTTTTTTGAGGAGTGAATTCAGTTACTCCAAAGGTTAAAGTAATCTTTATGGGGGTGTCAAAAACCACAAACTCTGTTTCTTCAATAGTTTTTCTTATTTTTTCACACACTTTTTTTGCGTTTTTCAGAGGTGTTGAGGGAAATACAAATATAAACTCTTCTCCGCCAAACCTTGCAACAATGTCAACCTTTCTTGTTAAATCCTGAAATGTTTTGGAGACAGCCATCAATACTATATCCCCTACCTGGTGGGAAAAGTTGTCATTAATTCTTTTAAAGTTGTCTAAGTCGCATATTGCAAAGGAAAATTTCTCTTTCTGCCTTATAGCCCTTGAAATTTCTCTTTCCAAAAATTCAAACAACCCCCTTCTGTTGGGGAGCCCTGTTAAATCATCTGTTTTTGAAACCTTTTCCACAGTTCCTATAAGCATTTCAAGATTTTTGTTTTTTTGTTCTATCTCTTCTATTAGTTTTTGTCTATGCCATAAAAGCCAGAACAAAATTACTACGAAAATTATTACTACAGCAAGGGTGGTTTTATGCAAAAAGAGAGATTTCTCTTGTATTTGAGAGCTTTTTTCAAGGGTTTTTAATTTCTTTTCCATTAATTTGCTTTTTTGCTTGCTTTCAAGTGCGGCAAGTTGTTCAATTAATTGCTTGCTAAACAATTCTCTTGAATTTTTTATAAATTCCATTGCACAATTATAGGCTTTCTCATAGTTTCCTGAGTTTGCATAGCAGTTTCCCATTAAAAGCAGGGTTTTTCTAATAGCATCTTTGTCGTTTATTTTCTTTGAAAGTTCTAAAGCCTTGTTAAATGAAGTAAGAGCTTCATTGCACTTTTTCTGTGCTTTTTTTAATTTTCCTAACTTTATGTAATTGAATATTAACTGTCTTTTCCTGTTTCCTTTTAAACTGTATTCAATTGATTTGTTAATCAAGGAGATTGCTTTTTCAAAATCATGTTTGTCAATGTAGTAATCAGAAAGATTTGAATATACTATAGAAAGAGAGTAAAAATCGTTGGGATTGAAGTATTTTATTGCTTTTTTTGTATATTCAATGGCGCTATTTAAATCTCCTTTTTTTGCCAGACAGTCTCCTATATTGAGGTAGCACCCACCTATCCCTATTTTATAACCTGTTTTTTTGTATATTTCCAGAGACTGTTTGTAGTAATGAATAGCTTTTTCGCAATTCACAAATTTTAAAATATTTCCAAGCATGGTTAGTAAATGTCCTTTGTGAATCAAAAGTTTTTTGTTTTTTTGTTTTTTGATAATAGAATCTATTTTTTCAATTGCAGTTTGATAAAAATTTATAGCATTTTTGTAATTACTAAGATAATAATAGCAATCTCCTATTCTTCTCAAAATTCTAATGTAAAGTAAATTATCAGTTGAGCTGTTTTTCTCATAAATTGCTTTGCTTTTTAAGTATTCTTCAAGTGCCTTTGAGTAGTTTTCGTTTGAATATAGTTTTTCCCCTTTATTAAAAAAAGACAAAGCTTCTTTTTTTGTTGTTTCTGTTGAAGTATATGAAATTAAGCATGTTAATAATGTAAAAAAAATAAATATTAACTTATTTTTCATCATAATTTCCTCTTAATAATTATAATAACAGGGAAGTGATTTTGTTTCAAATAAAATTTATTGAATTTATTGTCTTTTACTATATAATTTAAATCGCTATGTATAGGGTAAGGGCAGAGACAGTATTTTCAACATCTCATTATTTAAACGGTTATAACGGAAAGTGCGCAAACCTCCATGGCCACAATTGGAGAGTGGTTGTTGAAATTGAAGGGGAAAAATTAGATAAATTAGGGATGCTTGTTGATTTTAAGGATTTAAAGTCAGCTATCAATGAGATTGCAGAGCAATTAGACCATGGTGTAATAAATAATCACCCTTATTTTAAAAACAACAATATAAATCCAACTGCCGAAAATATTGCCTATTTTTTTATAAAAAGTTAAAAAACAGGTTTCACCCTAACAAAGTATCAAAGATAGAAGTTTACGAAACAGATAAGTATGTCGCAACCTACCTACCTGATTAATGAGATATTCTCCTCTATTGAAGGAGAGACTTCCTATCAGGGAATCCCCATGCTCTTTATCCGCTTTACAGGATGTAATTTAAGGTGTGTTTACTGCGATACAAAGTATGCCTACGATGAAGGGAAAAGATTTTCTTTATCCAAGTTGCTTGAAATTATCAATAGTAATCCTTTTGAGTATGTTCATATAACAGGTGGTGAACCACTAATCCAGAAAGATTTGATTTTATTGCTTGGAAGTATAAAAGATAAAAAGATTATTATTGAAACAAATGGAAGTGTAAATATTAAGCCTTTCCTTTTAGAGAATACAATTTTAATTGTTGATATAAAAACCCCTAAAAGCGGAATGGAAGATAAAAACAACTATGTAAATTTAGATTTAATGAGAAAAACTGATGAATTGAAGTTTGTTATTGTTGACCAAAGCGATTATGAATGGGCAAAAACCCTCATAGATAGTCGTAATTTAATTGATAAAGGCTATACAATTAACCTTTCACCTGCCATACCTTATTTAGAGCCTTCTTTGCTTGCAGAGTGGATTGTGCGAGATGGATTAAATGTAAGGTTTAACCTTCAGATCCACAAATTTATCTGGGGTGATAAAAGGGGTGTGTGATGAAAATAAGGGAGAAATTCAATGCTTTAAGCCATTTTGCAGGGAGTGTTTTTGCAATTTATGGGCTTGCCGGGCTTATGGTTAAAAGCACAACTTTAGAGAAAAAGATTGCAACATTAATATTTAGTATTTCCATGTTTTCAATGTTTTTTTCAAGTGCCCTTTACCACTCTGTTAATGCTAACGATAAGGTAATAAAAACACTTAGGAAGTTAGACCATGTTATGATTGGTGTATTTATTGCCGGGACATATACTCCTTTGTGTATGATTTCATTAAAGGAAAGTAAGGCTGGAATGATTTTTTTGATTGTTATATGGTCTTTAGCAATTGTTTCTGCAATACAGTCTTTTTTTTGGATTGATGCACCAAGATGGTTTTCAACAGGGATTTACCTTTTAATGGGTTGGGTGGCTATTTTCGGGATTAAATATGTGTATTATGCACTTTCATTTAAAGGATTTTTGTGGCTAATGATAGGTGGCACCTTTTATACAGTTGGGGCAATTATTTATGCCTTGAAAAAGCCAGATTTTGGAAAAATTTTAGGTTTTCATGAGATATGGCACCTTTTTGTTTTAGCAGGGGCTATTTCTCATTATATAATGATATATAGTTATGTGTATTAATTGAAATTTTGGAGGATAAAGTGGACAATAGTAAACTTGAAGAATTGAAAAAACTTGCAAAAAAGTTTAGAAGAGAAATTGTTGATATGGTTTATAAGGCACAAAGCGGCCATCCAGGAGGCTCTCTTTCAGTTATTGACATTTTAACTTACCTATTTTTCTATGAAATGGAATATCCCCTTGAAAACAGAAACAATTTTAATTCAGACAGGCTTGTTTTAAGCAAGGGGCACGCTACTCCAGCGTACTATGCCTGTCTTTCAGAAAAGGGTTTCTTTAAAAAGGAAGAGCTTGATAAGTTCAGACAGGTTGATTCTTTTTTACAGGGGCACCCTGAAAACCACTTTGTGCCTGGTGTTGATGTTACCACAGGCTCTTTAGGCCAGGGCTTTCCTCAGGCTGTTGGAATGGCTTTAGGGTATAAGCTTGATAAGTCAGAAAGGTTTGTATATGCAATTTTAGGTGACGGGGAATGTCAGGAGGGAATAATCTGGGAAGCGGCAATGGCGGCAGGTCATTACAAACTTGACAATTTAATTGCCTTTGTTGATTTTAATGGGTTACAGATTGATGGAGATGTTGAAAAGGTTATGAATGTAAAGCCTCTTGAAGATAAATTCAGGGCATTTAACTGGCATGTGCAAACAATTGACGGGCATAACTTTGAGGAAATTGAAAAAGCTGTAAAAAATGCAAAAGAAACAATGGGAATTCCTTCCGTAATCGTGGCAAAAACGGTTAAGGGTAAAGGGGTTTCTTTTATGGAAAACAATTACAAATTTCACGGCAAGGCACCTAACGATGAAGAGTATAAGATTGCAATGAAGGAGTTAG from Thermotomaculum hydrothermale carries:
- a CDS encoding alanine/glycine:cation symporter family protein, whose product is MVDKIREIVEFLSSLIWNFPEKAPIMVVLLLGAGVYITLYLGFIQIRKFWHSWEVISGKYDNQEEEGDISHFQALSAALSATVGIGNIAGVATAIHYGGPGALFWMWITAIFGMALKYAECTLSLYYRKVNPDGSVSGGPMYYIERGLGKNFKPLAILFAACTVISSFGSGNAVQAFTVADQFKADFGIPQYVTGIILVLIVGSVILGGIKRIGQVASKLAPFMAILYVLASVTAIVLHIDKVPEMFKLIITSAFNPPAAIGGFAGTTFLYTLIWGVKRGIFSNEAGQGSAPIAHAAAKTKEAAREGTVAMIGPFIDTLVICTMTGLVIIISGAWTHIDASGVALNGSPLTAKAFELSLSSLLGNYGRYLVTVSVFLFGISTAISWSYYGDRSIQYLFGDKAILPYRIVFLIMHFVGAIFTLEIVWSFGDLALGLMAIPNLIAVVLLSPKVKEITKDYFSRY
- a CDS encoding tetratricopeptide repeat-containing diguanylate cyclase, with translation MMKNKLIFIFFTLLTCLISYTSTETTKKEALSFFNKGEKLYSNENYSKALEEYLKSKAIYEKNSSTDNLLYIRILRRIGDCYYYLSNYKNAINFYQTAIEKIDSIIKKQKNKKLLIHKGHLLTMLGNILKFVNCEKAIHYYKQSLEIYKKTGYKIGIGGCYLNIGDCLAKKGDLNSAIEYTKKAIKYFNPNDFYSLSIVYSNLSDYYIDKHDFEKAISLINKSIEYSLKGNRKRQLIFNYIKLGKLKKAQKKCNEALTSFNKALELSKKINDKDAIRKTLLLMGNCYANSGNYEKAYNCAMEFIKNSRELFSKQLIEQLAALESKQKSKLMEKKLKTLEKSSQIQEKSLFLHKTTLAVVIIFVVILFWLLWHRQKLIEEIEQKNKNLEMLIGTVEKVSKTDDLTGLPNRRGLFEFLEREISRAIRQKEKFSFAICDLDNFKRINDNFSHQVGDIVLMAVSKTFQDLTRKVDIVARFGGEEFIFVFPSTPLKNAKKVCEKIRKTIEETEFVVFDTPIKITLTFGVTEFTPQKNFETLLQEADKALYLGKETGKNKVVTYFQYLEK
- the queD gene encoding 6-carboxytetrahydropterin synthase QueD encodes the protein MYRVRAETVFSTSHYLNGYNGKCANLHGHNWRVVVEIEGEKLDKLGMLVDFKDLKSAINEIAEQLDHGVINNHPYFKNNNINPTAENIAYFFIKS
- a CDS encoding radical SAM protein, with translation MSQPTYLINEIFSSIEGETSYQGIPMLFIRFTGCNLRCVYCDTKYAYDEGKRFSLSKLLEIINSNPFEYVHITGGEPLIQKDLILLLGSIKDKKIIIETNGSVNIKPFLLENTILIVDIKTPKSGMEDKNNYVNLDLMRKTDELKFVIVDQSDYEWAKTLIDSRNLIDKGYTINLSPAIPYLEPSLLAEWIVRDGLNVRFNLQIHKFIWGDKRGV
- the trhA gene encoding PAQR family membrane homeostasis protein TrhA, which codes for MKIREKFNALSHFAGSVFAIYGLAGLMVKSTTLEKKIATLIFSISMFSMFFSSALYHSVNANDKVIKTLRKLDHVMIGVFIAGTYTPLCMISLKESKAGMIFLIVIWSLAIVSAIQSFFWIDAPRWFSTGIYLLMGWVAIFGIKYVYYALSFKGFLWLMIGGTFYTVGAIIYALKKPDFGKILGFHEIWHLFVLAGAISHYIMIYSYVY
- a CDS encoding transketolase is translated as MDNSKLEELKKLAKKFRREIVDMVYKAQSGHPGGSLSVIDILTYLFFYEMEYPLENRNNFNSDRLVLSKGHATPAYYACLSEKGFFKKEELDKFRQVDSFLQGHPENHFVPGVDVTTGSLGQGFPQAVGMALGYKLDKSERFVYAILGDGECQEGIIWEAAMAAGHYKLDNLIAFVDFNGLQIDGDVEKVMNVKPLEDKFRAFNWHVQTIDGHNFEEIEKAVKNAKETMGIPSVIVAKTVKGKGVSFMENNYKFHGKAPNDEEYKIAMKELA